The following coding sequences are from one Ancylobacter sp. TS-1 window:
- the mnmE gene encoding tRNA uridine-5-carboxymethylaminomethyl(34) synthesis GTPase MnmE: protein MSSQQESTNSAGLGGTTIAAVSSGSGGAVAVIRVSGPQAGQALRALAGRLPAPRRASLVRLAHPASGERLDEGLALWFPGPASATGEDMAELQIHGGRAVVAAVLAALFAVPGLRPAERGEFTRRAFLNGRMDLTEAEGLADLIAAETEGQRRLALAHAFGHLGRQVEVWRARLIRAMALVEAGIDFSDEDDVPAQARALARPEAESLLAELDAALADRRGALLREGALVAIAGLPNAGKSSLLNALAARDVAIVSDEPGTTRDLLEVALDLGGQKVTLVDTAGLREAEGKVEAEGIRRARARIAQADLVLWVHDAAAGSPPTDRPDIEAGEGAELWLLANKVDAPGADLPAGGGWAVRRFAVSARYGAGLAELTDALSAFVAERARGAEHPALVRERHRASAAEAAHHLRIALAGWERLDDELLAEELRLAGRALGRMTGTIGVEDLLDVVFREFCIGK from the coding sequence GTGAGTTCGCAGCAGGAAAGCACAAACTCTGCCGGGCTGGGCGGGACGACCATCGCGGCGGTCTCCTCCGGCAGCGGCGGGGCGGTGGCGGTGATCCGCGTCTCCGGTCCGCAGGCGGGGCAGGCGCTGCGCGCGCTTGCCGGCCGCCTGCCGGCGCCGCGCCGCGCCAGCCTCGTGCGCCTCGCCCATCCCGCGAGCGGCGAGCGGCTCGACGAAGGGCTGGCGCTGTGGTTCCCCGGCCCGGCGAGCGCTACCGGCGAGGACATGGCCGAACTCCAGATCCATGGCGGGCGGGCCGTTGTGGCGGCGGTGCTGGCGGCGCTGTTCGCCGTGCCGGGTCTGAGGCCGGCCGAGCGCGGCGAGTTCACCCGGCGGGCGTTTCTCAACGGGCGGATGGATCTGACCGAAGCCGAGGGCCTCGCCGATCTCATCGCGGCGGAGACGGAGGGACAGCGCCGTCTCGCCCTGGCTCATGCCTTCGGTCATCTCGGCCGGCAGGTCGAGGTGTGGCGGGCCCGGCTGATCCGCGCCATGGCGCTTGTCGAGGCGGGCATCGACTTTTCCGACGAGGACGACGTGCCGGCGCAGGCCCGGGCACTCGCCCGGCCGGAGGCGGAGAGCCTGCTCGCCGAGCTAGATGCGGCCCTGGCCGACCGGCGGGGCGCTCTGCTGCGCGAGGGCGCGCTGGTCGCCATCGCCGGCCTGCCTAATGCCGGCAAGTCCTCGCTGCTCAACGCGCTCGCCGCGCGCGACGTCGCCATCGTCTCGGACGAGCCGGGCACCACCCGCGACCTGCTGGAAGTGGCACTCGATCTCGGCGGGCAGAAGGTGACGCTGGTCGACACCGCCGGTCTGCGGGAGGCGGAAGGCAAGGTCGAGGCGGAAGGCATCCGCCGGGCGCGGGCGCGGATCGCGCAGGCCGATCTCGTGCTCTGGGTTCACGATGCGGCCGCCGGTTCGCCGCCCACGGACCGTCCCGATATCGAGGCCGGGGAGGGCGCCGAGCTTTGGCTGCTGGCCAACAAGGTCGATGCGCCGGGGGCGGACCTGCCGGCGGGCGGCGGCTGGGCGGTGCGCCGCTTCGCGGTCTCGGCGCGCTATGGCGCGGGCCTTGCGGAACTGACCGATGCCCTCTCCGCCTTCGTCGCCGAGCGGGCGCGAGGAGCCGAGCATCCCGCCCTTGTCCGTGAACGTCACCGTGCCAGCGCGGCCGAGGCGGCGCATCATCTGCGCATCGCGCTCGCCGGATGGGAGCGGCTGGACGATGAATTGCTGGCCGAGGAGCTGCGCCTCGCCGGCCGGGCGCTGGGGCGGATGACCGGCACCATCGGTGTCGAGGATCTGCTCGACGTGGTGTTCCGTGAGTTCTGCATCGGCAAATGA